GTTCTACTTGTGTCACATGAGTTTCTGTCAGAGCGGAGACAAAGGCAAGCAATGTTTGCAAATGGACTGTTCGCAACTTCTATTACACAGTAACGACACAACAGCGGCAAAACATGACAATGATCGAGCAGCTCGCAGCAGTAGACTGACTGCAGCTTTATTCCTTGCGAAAAGTCACACCACGTTGCATTTCACCAAGTGCCAGTCGTGCTCATTCCAGGAGACGAGAGAGAGACTATTTTTACCACGTCGCATGCTTACTGGATGCTTTGCATTCTGAGCCTCGCTCGGTGGCTTCTTCTAGTCCTTCAACGGCTTATCTCGAGAACCATGGCATttaggatgatgatgatgacgacgacatagcagcagcagcaattcACGTGAGGAGCGAACAGCTAGCTGGGGTGAGCGTGAGCTGCTGACCACCCCCCAcccggagaaaaaaaaaaaaagataagctCAACGTAAAGTACTCGTGATGTCACACAAGAGTCGCGTTTGTGTCGAGCAGCGCGTAAAAAAGCAgatcaaatattcatttgaTCGAGTGTCTGTCGCTGGTGCTCTGTGCTAACGTTAGCGGATCATGCACACTTCGGGATCACAAGAGACTATTTTTATCACTTAGCATGCTAGCCGGACAGCTAGATTCTCATTTCTCTTGCAActtgttcgattttttttctcccccccccctctctcctgGAGCGAAATCCCCTCCCTCGCCTCTCGCCCCCTGCACTGCACTCCACCGCACCGCACCGCCCAGCCGTGCTCGGGTGCACTCGTCCCGGCTGCTGTAGGTTACGCTCACCCGTCGGAAGGACCGAGGCTCCGGGCTTCTTGGTTAACATGGCGGCCGCTGCTCTGCTCTCCTCTCTTCGCTCGCGcccatacacacgcacgcacgcactcgcacagcctcctcctccgctCGCTTACCTCAAGTAGTCGTCCTGCAGTCAGTCCACTTGTCCTCCCTCTTACaacgtgcacgcacacaaaaagggATCATTACAAGCCTCATtcacagggggggggggggggactttaGTTTTATGCAAGTGttctcttgtgtgtgtgtgtgtgtgtgtgtgtgtgtgtgtgtgtgtgtgtgtgtgtgtgtgtgtgtgtgtgttggctcaTGTGTGCAGTGCCATACCGAGCTTCTGGCCTGCAGGGCAGATGCCCGGCGGACTGGCAATGATGAGTACCTCCAAGAGACCGGCCCACACTTGAGAGAAAGCGGCTCGTGAATTCAGTCACAACATGGAACGCAAACGGAACCAATCAAGATCAGGGATAAAGGCTACGCTACACGCTCATTCGGGGCggggcggccggccggcccaaGTTAAAATGCCAGGGGTCAATCTTCATTATTATTCAGGTAATGTCCTGCTTACtgtgagctgctgctgctgctgctgcaaacCTTTCTCTGCTACCATTACAAGGGAGCAACCATTGTTTTATGCCAAGCAAAGCCGCCTTCAGCGAAAAGATGGACCATCCATATGTCCTCCGTgacattttgcctttttgtcctggtggcgtggcgtggcgtggcgtggcgcaTGGTGGATGTCGAGCAGCAGAAAACCAGTCGGCAATTTTTCACAAAAGAGGCAAGTTGAAGTTTACTGTCAAAATTGATATTGAAGATTTTTCATtacttttgaaatatttgtaatTATGAAGTAACCTAATacaatgagaaaatgaaacgttcaagtcttttttctttttcttttttatgaagAACTAGTTTCACAAGGTAAACAAAATgttaaagtgtaaaaaaagttcaaaggGGAATGCGAGAAATATTCCGGGACTCTTGCCGGGTGAAAGTGTTGGCCTGCGGCCATTACCTGCCCGCCCTTGGTTCACAAACAACACAGAAGGGGGGGGTCTCTTGTACAGTAATGATGAGTAGAAACAGCAGTTAGGCAATATTTACACACAACTCCAAGCAAGTGCTGGGGAACTTGAAATGAATCCTCGCTGTCTCAGCAGAGAAAGATGATCATTGACAGCCGTTGGCTGTTTGGATGACCGCTGCTAAGGCGGGCTGCTTGCTCTGCTTTTGGAGGGAAGGAAATGAGAAGGCCaatcatccaaaaaaaaaaaaaaaaaaagcaaagaaaaagaagtcaGGGTGCGTCCAAGATCACgcaaaggcaaaaaaagtTGGCTGTTCCCTTTGAGCCTgaaattgctcttttttttttttccccacgctctttgtttgtttgcctcATGGACTCAGCGGGGCTTCCTTTTTTGTCTGGCTTCCTGACCAAGCTTTTCGTGACTGGGGATGATGCGGTGGCATGGCGCAAGCTCGGCCGTTATGTCTTGCCGGCGTTCTCGTAGATGACGTCGGAGgcgagcggcggcggctgctgcttcttcttctgccaCATGAGCAAGACGCACTGGTGGATGAACACGTACTGCTCCTCCGTCTGGACCATGGAAAGGCGGTGGGAGCGCATCTCCGCCACCATTCCCATGATGTCGGCAAAATCGTGCTCCCGGATGTGCTGCATCAGGCGGTCCAGGGCCATGAAGGTGCCTGTTCTGCCCACGCCAGCGCTACCGAAACAAATGGGCAGCGTCAcatatgcacgcacgcacgcacacactaacTGACCCTCGGATTGTACCTGCAGTGGACTACGATGggctccttggtcttgttggcCTGCTGCCGCACGATGCGGACAAACTGCAGGATGCTCTCGATGGCGTTGACCGTGGGAACGCCGTGGTCCGGCCACGAGGTGTAGTTCAGGTGCAGGATGTCCCGAGTCTCGTCCGCCTGCGAGTGCCACCGTTTTagccattttctttcccaaTTTTCACAATGGAAATGGATAAAGCGCAAACGAGAGCAAAACGCCAACTCACGTATCCCAGCCGGAACTTCCTGACTGTCCACTCGGGCGACTCGTTTTCCGAGAGCATCTCCACGCTGATCTCGCCGTACGTGACGGGCTCGTCGCTGAAGGGCCAGTAGTGGTCGCACTTGACCTGGACCACACGCGGCAAACACGCGACGATGTGTAAAAAGCCGGAGGCTCCTAACCGagcccccgccccgccccgcctgAGACTTGCCCGTCGCCGCTCGTTGCACTGTGTCAGCATGACGACGATGGGCGACTTCTGCTGCAGGACCATCTTCCAAAAGTCGTTGCGCGTCTCCGGCAGAGGGCCTTGCGTGGCGATGTACTCTTTGCCGTGTTTGTagccctgcaaaaaaaaaaaaaaagcattatgaaatgaaatatatattgaGGCTGACCCGTCTGTCTGTTTTCAGAGTCAGGCAAGTTTGctgcgcccgcccgcctgccctCCAGCCGTCCTCACCGGAATGTAGTTGGCATTGATGTAATCGGCGCCTTCGTCATCGTGCAAGGAAAAGAGCCGCACCCGGCTGAAGTCGTCTGCCGAGGAGCAAACGTCCGAGTCATTCCTCTTTGCTTCAGGTAAATGCAACTCCTTGACACCTCATTTTAGTTTGAAAAAACtcttgggagggagggaggttggGAGGTAGCGGTTAGTCGCTGGCCTACTGACAGGGTAGGATGTTGGTGTATCGGTTCTTGGGCCTGTTGACGGGCAGGTCGGCAGCGTCGTGGGAAAGGTCCAGGCCTACGCTCTTCAGCTCCTGTAAACACGTTTGGTGGACACGTGACACCGAAGGGTGGACTTTTTGAGTGGAAGATAGGCACGGGCCGGgctgggccgggccgggccgttCCCCACCTCAAACTGCAGAGAGAACTTGTAGGCCGAGTCTTTGCTCAGCTCTTTGAAGTAGGCCTCAAAGTCGTCCAGTTGCACGGGACTTGAAAAGACAAGAGATTGCCATTAGAAAGTCCTGGAGCGGCGACGTCTTTGGCTGCCGTTACCTGGTCAGCTTGCGCTTCTTTAAGGCCGTCTTGCCCCTACGACACAAACAAACGCGTCAGCGGGACAAAACGTGAGCGCCGGGCCAATTCCAAACTACGGCTTCTCATTGCGACATGCAACAGTCCAAGGCGGTTGAAGTAAAGAGAAATCTTTTGGGCCGGTCGTGCGAGCCAaacgtgccgtgccgtgcggTTGCTCCGTTCCTTGGCGGCATGCCACATCCACAGCTCACAACAAGTTTCAGAAAAGTCTGGTGATGCACTTCAGGtgccaccaaaaaaaacacccggACATCTTCGGAAGTCTGTCCGTTGAAGGGGAAAAGCTATTTTGCTGTACTTGGATCAGGTTCTAAATTGTAATTCAATCATaatgtacttttaatattgagctcattgtcatgaaatcaaatatgaaatgccTGCCCGCTCACCAGACTTTTCCTGCGGGACAACCAACGGAGgggttggctggctggctggctggctggctggctggctcgcttACTTACCATGGATTAATATAAAAAGCCAAAAGATAGTCAGTCCAAAGGCAGGATGGCAGAAGGGTAAGGAAGGCAAAGAGGCTTCTTCGCCTGGGGGGATGGGGGgcaaatagaaacaaaaagaataaaacactAACAGAGAGACACCAacacgccgccgctgccgtcATTAGCACACGTCAAGAGGAACACTGACTTGAGCCCGGCTCGTCTTTGTTCGTTCCCGCTCGCATCCATGGAACACAAAAAGGCACCAACGGCCAAAAGCGTTTTGCGATGAGCGACTGACCGTCTTTCGGCTCTTATATTAATCGCCGTTAACTACTGCGACCCGGACGTGGCCAAATAAATCCGTATCGTGCCGACCCAACAATTTTGCGGccgcaaaataaatcaaagttgACCACAAAATGTTGTGGCCAACCTCTTATTCCATGGTAGTGGTCCAACGTATGTGCAAAATGTGGCCGTTGGTGAGCACCTTGCATTCTGCCTTTATTTGcatcttttcatttgattgtccgagagtgggggggaaaaaaaaccaacaaggTGCCGTTTTTGCCGGTGCAATGCCACACCGTCATCTAAATTCCCAATCCAAACCAAACGTAGAGCGAGAAGGAGAAGAGCGCCATCGTACCAGTTGTAAGGCAGCTTCCCGTCCCTTTCGAACGAAGCAAAGTTGACAAAGGTCTCGGCGCCGCACTCCCTGAACGGTAagacgggagggagggagggtggtGAAACTCTGCGGCGTGAAACCGCGGCGGCGCTTTGGTGGCTACCTGCTCATCTGCAGGTGCTTCTTGCGGAGAAGCAGCAAGAAGAGAAGCAGCAGGCCGAGCAGCAGGACGCTCAGGATGGCCAAGGCCGAGATGGCCGCCACGCTGGGGTTCATCTCTTTGGCtgcaataaagcagactttgactttgacatgcGTGCTAGTCAGGCGAACTTGCGACGCTAACCGGAGGCTGAGCAAAGGCCCGACCGAGCGGGCCTTTACGTTGCAGTCAAGTTAGTCGCCACCTACCGGCGGTGGTGAAGGTGACGTGGGCGGGCTTGCTGGGCGTGCTGTAGCTGACGCTGACCACGCTGCAGTTGTAGCTAGACGACGGCATCAGGCCGGAAACGGTCAGCGCGTGCGAGCCGGACACCCGAGGCTCTCCGGTCTAAAGCGGAGCGAAACGTAAGCCGAGGCCAACGTCGAACTCGCTTCGGACGTCTCCTCACCTTCACCTCTTTTCCGCCCGGGCTGGCTCTGCAGAGCACCTGATAGTGATCCGCCACGCCATCCTCGCTCCACAGCAGAGTCACCGACGAGTGCGTGGCGTTGACGGCGTGCACGGACCTGGGAGGGGCCGGATCTGAAAGCGCGCCACACGCGGCCGGTCAGAATCGCATCCACGTCGATCCGGTGCGACCGCACGGACCCAGTTTGATGATGCCGGGAACGGACGTGTTGCGGCCGCGCTCGGTGCACGCCGTCACCGTCAGGTTATAGATGTCGCCGGGCGGCAGAGGCAGGCTGGCCCGCATCGCATTTCGAGTCACCTGCCAAGTGCAAACGTATCGGTGCCTTTCGATTGACAGAGTTCTGGACACACACGAGAGCTCGGACACGAAGGAAGGAAGCGAGGAAGCAAGCGAGGAAGCAAGCGAGGAAGGCCACGCGAGAGCGTCAACAAACAGCCGGACACTCACGTCTACCGAGTAGCTCCTCTCGGAACCTTTCTTGCCGACCGCCACGACCTGCCAGTGCGTGATCCTGGAGTGCGACAGGTCCACAAAGAGCTCGCCGTATGTCCAGCGCACATACAGGACTCCGTGGGAGTAATCCACCGAAGAGATGTGCGGTGCCTCGGGAGCTGAGTGACAAAAACCCCGAGCTGAGCCCCCGTGCAAAAATCACGCGGCGGTTGCCGTTCCGGCGCTTTGGCTACCTGTGACGAAGCTGACGGTGGAGCCGTCGCAGCAAGTGAGCGGCGGCTCGCCCCACGTCACCATGGTCACGCGGAACTTATAGTACCAAGCTGGCAGCAGATCGGTTACCCTCTGGAAAGGAAGGAGCGCAATGCCCCGCCCGAGATGCTGAAGAAGCCCAAGCCCATCTGGCGTCGGAGACGTGTTTGTTTACCACCGACGCTATGACGGAGGCGGTGGCGGCGATCTCGTAGTAGGTGCTCCACTCGGAGCTCAGCGTGACGGGGTTGAAGAAGAAGGTCTGGAGGACGTACTTGCGGAAGGCCACCTGATACGGACGCTGCCAGCTCAAGATGACCGCCGTGGGGCTCAGTGGGTACACGGCCAGATCTTGCACGCCCGTGGGCTCTGGCggcgaca
This genomic window from Syngnathus acus chromosome 23, fSynAcu1.2, whole genome shotgun sequence contains:
- the ptpro gene encoding receptor-type tyrosine-protein phosphatase O isoform X1 — its product is MSTLMRSAAGSCLWSRAVRSRLSLQAGGHTVANGCLFKIRQDAINEHFAGQPASQPASQPASQPASQPASGEGSARCLLCFQVIAAFRVRVSEAGQIAADLETSDLRENVTAYAAQISGEPRPAVLPFGEPGRPVLFNASFHGLRYSVGLLLQRGLLWSRPVESVSLLTRPLPVSSVHISDYKDSPETGVVFDIDTPAGNVFSRVNISYSEGSERRSMLYKDFYEGKTVFKHWLPGVCYRNVTFQLISEASAYQTAQSDITHVPVHHRTVPYPPLDISWSVVDLSQSPTRESQPAGRRSRDVPGTQEEEPKPSEEPPLARNLSAGAESTDARDRWPDSAAETSAGSEDEFVNGEALEYEDSNDAGSAMALPAESLVLPAKMFPVLLEVRWLPPRAPTSYDGFHIYIGRDGNTTQTASVDESTHEFFTELSEAGTYSLRVATLSAAGDCEARESAADAGFTFYLGSKGELLRELRQRPRAVTVRLLDSSTAAVSWARSSEAHDGSIVSVVSTTCLKPSLSQRMESDYCSEENSTGAIVSNLTPGAQYRVVVYHTNGPLISPPSEAVIMDIEPTGVQDLAVYPLSPTAVILSWQRPYQVAFRKYVLQTFFFNPVTLSSEWSTYYEIAATASVIASVRVTDLLPAWYYKFRVTMVTWGEPPLTCCDGSTVSFVTAPEAPHISSVDYSHGVLYVRWTYGELFVDLSHSRITHWQVVAVGKKGSERSYSVDVTRNAMRASLPLPPGDIYNLTVTACTERGRNTSVPGIIKLDPAPPRSVHAVNATHSSVTLLWSEDGVADHYQVLCRASPGGKEVKTGEPRVSGSHALTVSGLMPSSSYNCSVVSVSYSTPSKPAHVTFTTAAKEMNPSVAAISALAILSVLLLGLLLLFLLLLRKKHLQMSRECGAETFVNFASFERDGKLPYNWRRSLFAFLTLLPSCLWTDYLLAFYINPWGKTALKKRKLTSPVQLDDFEAYFKELSKDSAYKFSLQFEELKSVGLDLSHDAADLPVNRPKNRYTNILPYDFSRVRLFSLHDDEGADYINANYIPGYKHGKEYIATQGPLPETRNDFWKMVLQQKSPIVVMLTQCNERRRVKCDHYWPFSDEPVTYGEISVEMLSENESPEWTVRKFRLGYADETRDILHLNYTSWPDHGVPTVNAIESILQFVRIVRQQANKTKEPIVVHCSAGVGRTGTFMALDRLMQHIREHDFADIMGMVAEMRSHRLSMVQTEEQYVFIHQCVLLMWQKKKQQPPPLASDVIYENAGKT
- the ptpro gene encoding receptor-type tyrosine-protein phosphatase O isoform X3 — its product is MSTLMRSAAGSCLWSRAVRSRLSLQAGGHTVANGCLFKIRQDAINEHFAGQPASQPASQPASQPASQPASGEGSARCLLCFQVIAAFRVRVSEAGQIAADLETSDLRENVTAYAAQISGEPRPAVLPFGEPGRPVLFNASFHGLRYSVGLLLQRGLLWSRPVESVSLLTRPLPVSSVHISDYKDSPETGVVFDIDTPAGNVFSRVNISYSEGSERRSMLYKDFYEGKTVFKHWLPGVCYRNVTFQLISEASAYQTAQSDITHVPVHHRTVPYPPLDISWSVVDLSQSPTRESQPAGRRSRDVPGTQEEEPKPSEEPPLARNLSAGAESTDARDRWPDSAAETSAGSEDEFVNGEALEYEDSNDAGSAMALPAESLVLPAKMFPVLLEVRWLPPRAPTSYDGFHIYIGRDGNTTQTASVDESTHEFFTELSEAGTYSLRVATLSAAGDCEARESAADAGFTFYLGSKGELLRELRQRPRAVTVRLLDSSTAAVSWARSSEAHDGSIVSVVSTTCLKPSLSQRMESDYCSEENSTGAIVSNLTPGAQYRVVVYHTNGPLISPPSEAVIMDIEPTGVQDLAVYPLSPTAVILSWQRPYQVAFRKYVLQTFFFNPVTLSSEWSTYYEIAATASVIASVRVTDLLPAWYYKFRVTMVTWGEPPLTCCDGSTVSFVTAPEAPHISSVDYSHGVLYVRWTYGELFVDLSHSRITHWQVVAVGKKGSERSYSVDVTRNAMRASLPLPPGDIYNLTVTACTERGRNTSVPGIIKLDPAPPRSVHAVNATHSSVTLLWSEDGVADHYQVLCRASPGGKETGEPRVSGSHALTVSGLMPSSSYNCSVVSVSYSTPSKPAHVTFTTAAKEMNPSVAAISALAILSVLLLGLLLLFLLLLRKKHLQMSRECGAETFVNFASFERDGKLPYNWRRSLFAFLTLLPSCLWTDYLLAFYINPWGKTALKKRKLTSPVQLDDFEAYFKELSKDSAYKFSLQFEELKSVGLDLSHDAADLPVNRPKNRYTNILPYDFSRVRLFSLHDDEGADYINANYIPGYKHGKEYIATQGPLPETRNDFWKMVLQQKSPIVVMLTQCNERRRVKCDHYWPFSDEPVTYGEISVEMLSENESPEWTVRKFRLGYADETRDILHLNYTSWPDHGVPTVNAIESILQFVRIVRQQANKTKEPIVVHCSAGVGRTGTFMALDRLMQHIREHDFADIMGMVAEMRSHRLSMVQTEEQYVFIHQCVLLMWQKKKQQPPPLASDVIYENAGKT
- the ptpro gene encoding receptor-type tyrosine-protein phosphatase O isoform X4 — encoded protein: MSTLMRSAAGSCLWSRAVRSRLSLQAGGHTVANGCLFKIRQDAINEHFAGQPASQPASQPASQPASQPASGEGSARCLLCFQVIAAFRVRVSEAGQIAADLETSDLRENVTAYAAQISGEPRPAVLPFGEPGRPVLFNASFHGLRYSVGLLLQRGLLWSRPVESVSLLTRPLPVSSVHISDYKDSPETGVVFDIDTPAGNVFSRVNISYSEGSERRSMLYKDFYEGKTVFKHWLPGVCYRNVTFQLISEASAYQTAQSDITHVPVHHRTVPYPPLDISWSVVDLSQSPTRESQPAGRRSRDVPGTQEEEPKPSEEPPLARNLSAGAESTDARDRWPDSAAETSAGSEDEFVNGEALEYEDSNDAGSAMALPAESLVLPAKMFPVLLEVRWLPPRAPTSYDGFHIYIGRDGNTTQTASVDESTHEFFTELSEAGTYSLRVATLSAAGDCEARESAADAGFTFYLGSKGELLRELRQRPRAVTVRLLDSSTAAVSWARSSEAHDGSIVSVVSTTCLKPSLSQRMESDYCSEENSTGAIVSNLTPGAQYRVVVYHTNGPLISPPSEAVIMDIEPTGVQDLAVYPLSPTAVILSWQRPYQVAFRKYVLQTFFFNPVTLSSEWSTYYEIAATASVIASVRVTDLLPAWYYKFRVTMVTWGEPPLTCCDGSTVSFVTAPEAPHISSVDYSHGVLYVRWTYGELFVDLSHSRITHWQVVAVGKKGSERSYSVDVTRNAMRASLPLPPGDIYNLTVTACTERGRNTSVPGIIKLDPAPPRSVHAVNATHSSVTLLWSEDGVADHYQVLCRASPGGKEVKTGEPRVSGSHALTVSGLMPSSSYNCSVVSVSYSTPSKPAHVTFTTAAKEMNPSVAAISALAILSVLLLGLLLLFLLLLRKKHLQMSRECGAETFVNFASFERDGKLPYNWGKTALKKRKLTSPVQLDDFEAYFKELSKDSAYKFSLQFEELKSVGLDLSHDAADLPVNRPKNRYTNILPYDFSRVRLFSLHDDEGADYINANYIPGYKHGKEYIATQGPLPETRNDFWKMVLQQKSPIVVMLTQCNERRRVKCDHYWPFSDEPVTYGEISVEMLSENESPEWTVRKFRLGYADETRDILHLNYTSWPDHGVPTVNAIESILQFVRIVRQQANKTKEPIVVHCSAGVGRTGTFMALDRLMQHIREHDFADIMGMVAEMRSHRLSMVQTEEQYVFIHQCVLLMWQKKKQQPPPLASDVIYENAGKT
- the ptpro gene encoding receptor-type tyrosine-protein phosphatase O isoform X5, which translates into the protein MLYWLVLAAQLLGSVEVIAAFRVRVSEAGQIAADLETSDLRENVTAYAAQISGEPRPAVLPFGEPGRPVLFNASFHGLRYSVGLLLQRGLLWSRPVESVSLLTRPLPVSSVHISDYKDSPETGVVFDIDTPAGNVFSRVNISYSEGSERRSMLYKDFYEGKTVFKHWLPGVCYRNVTFQLISEASAYQTAQSDITHVPVHHRTVPYPPLDISWSVVDLSQSPTRESQPAGRRSRDVPGTQEEEPKPSEEPPLARNLSAGAESTDARDRWPDSAAETSAGSEDEFVNGEALEYEDSNDAGSAMALPAESLVLPAKMFPVLLEVRWLPPRAPTSYDGFHIYIGRDGNTTQTASVDESTHEFFTELSEAGTYSLRVATLSAAGDCEARESAADAGFTFYLGSKGELLRELRQRPRAVTVRLLDSSTAAVSWARSSEAHDGSIVSVVSTTCLKPSLSQRMESDYCSEENSTGAIVSNLTPGAQYRVVVYHTNGPLISPPSEAVIMDIEPTGVQDLAVYPLSPTAVILSWQRPYQVAFRKYVLQTFFFNPVTLSSEWSTYYEIAATASVIASVRVTDLLPAWYYKFRVTMVTWGEPPLTCCDGSTVSFVTAPEAPHISSVDYSHGVLYVRWTYGELFVDLSHSRITHWQVVAVGKKGSERSYSVDVTRNAMRASLPLPPGDIYNLTVTACTERGRNTSVPGIIKLDPAPPRSVHAVNATHSSVTLLWSEDGVADHYQVLCRASPGGKEVKTGEPRVSGSHALTVSGLMPSSSYNCSVVSVSYSTPSKPAHVTFTTAAKEMNPSVAAISALAILSVLLLGLLLLFLLLLRKKHLQMSRECGAETFVNFASFERDGKLPYNWRRSLFAFLTLLPSCLWTDYLLAFYINPWGKTALKKRKLTSPVQLDDFEAYFKELSKDSAYKFSLQFEELKSVGLDLSHDAADLPVNRPKNRYTNILPYDFSRVRLFSLHDDEGADYINANYIPGYKHGKEYIATQGPLPETRNDFWKMVLQQKSPIVVMLTQCNERRRVKCDHYWPFSDEPVTYGEISVEMLSENESPEWTVRKFRLGYADETRDILHLNYTSWPDHGVPTVNAIESILQFVRIVRQQANKTKEPIVVHCSAGVGRTGTFMALDRLMQHIREHDFADIMGMVAEMRSHRLSMVQTEEQYVFIHQCVLLMWQKKKQQPPPLASDVIYENAGKT
- the ptpro gene encoding receptor-type tyrosine-protein phosphatase O isoform X2 encodes the protein MSTLMRSAAGSCLWSRAVRSRLSLQAGGHTVANGCLFKIRQDAINEHFAGQPASQPASQPASQPASQPASGEGSARCLLCFQVIAAFRVRVSEAGQIAADLETSDLRENVTAYAAQISGEPRPAVLPFGEPGRPVLFNASFHGLRYSVGLLLQRGLLWSRPVESVSLLTRPLPVSSVHISDYKDSPETGVVFDIDTPAGNVFSRVNISYSEGSERRSMLYKDFYEGKTVFKHWLPGVCYRNVTFQLISEASAYQTAQSDITHVPVHHRTVPYPPLDISWSVVDLSQSPTRESQPAGRRSRDVPGTQEEEPKPSEEPPLARNLSAGAESTDARDRWPDSAAETSAGSEDEFVNGEALEYEDSNDAGSAMALPAESLVLPAKMFPVLLEVRWLPPRAPTSYDGFHIYIGRDGNTTQTASVDESTHEFFTELSEAGTYSLRVATLSAAGDCEARESAADAGFTFYLGSKGELLRELRQRPRAVTVRLLDSSTAAVSWARSSEAHDGSIVSVVSTTCLKPSLSQRMESDYCSEENSTGAIVSNLTPGAQYRVVVYHTNGPLISPPSEAVIMDIEPTGVQDLAVYPLSPTAVILSWQRPYQVAFRKYVLQTFFFNPVTLSSEWSTYYEIAATASVIASVRVTDLLPAWYYKFRVTMVTWGEPPLTCCDGSTVSFVTAPEAPHISSVDYSHGVLYVRWTYGELFVDLSHSRITHWQVVAVGKKGSERSYSVDVTRNAMRASLPLPPGDIYNLTVTACTERGRNTSVPGIIKLDPAPPRSVHAVNATHSSVTLLWSEDGVADHYQVLCRASPGGKEVKTGEPRVSGSHALTVSGLMPSSSYNCSVVSVSYSTPSKPAHVTFTTAAKEMNPSVAAISALAILSVLLLGLLLLFLLLLRKKHLQMSRECGAETFVNFASFERDGKLPYNWRRSLFAFLTLLPSCLWTDYLLAFYINPWGKTALKKRKLTSPVQLDDFEAYFKELSKDSAYKFSLQFEELKSVGLDLSHDAADLPVNRPKNRYTNILPYDFSRVRLFSLHDDEGADYINANYIPGYKHGKEYIATQGPLPETRNDFWKMVLQQKSPIVVMLTQCNERRRVKCDHYWPFSDEPVTYGEISVEMLSENESPEWTVRKFRLGYADETRDILHLNYTSWPDHGVPTVNAIESILQFVRIVRQQANKTKEPIVVHCSAGVGRTGTFMALDRLMQHIREHDFADIMGMVAEMRSHRLSMVQTEEQYVFIHQCVLLMWQKKKQQLQQQQQQLTVSRTLPE